GGGTTACAAGTCCTGCGACCGCGGCGGCAATATTTGCCGACATTGCGATCAGGAACGTTAGTGTAAAAGTCATTTTCTTCATAACCTGTCCTCTATTCTAGAGCCCGGTTTCTTAGCGGAGCTGATTTGTAACAGACATCATTTCGTCGGCTGTTGTGATCACTTTGGAATTCATCTCATAAGCACGCTGTGCGCTGATAAGTGAGGTGATTTCACTAACGGAATTAACATTTGATGTTTCAAGATATCCTTGACGAATGGTGCCAAAGCCTGTCGATCCGGGAACACCAATGCTTGGCGTCCCTGAGGCAGGGCTTTCTTTATAAAGGTTGTCACCCATTGGCTGCAGGCCGGCTTCATTGAAGAAGATCGCCAGATCAAGCTGACCAACGGTTTGCATATTTACCTGACCATCCAGCTTCACCAGCACTTCACCACTTGGATTGATTGTTACGTCGATGGCGTCCTGCGGTATGGTGATACTCGGTACGACTGAAAAACCGTCCTGTGTTACGATTTCACCTGTTGGGCTAACCTGAAAAGAACCGGCCCGGGTATAGGCTTCATCACCGCTTGGCAGCAGAACCCGGAAATATCCTTCGCCCTGAATAGCGATATCATAGGTGTTTTCAGTTGCTTCCAAACCGCCCTGATCCGTAATACGGTAAACAGATGCCGTTTTAACACCCACACCGATCTGAATACCGGATGGAACCACGGTTCCTGTATCTGAAGAGGCAGCGCCTGCACGGCGCATATCCTGATACAACAGATCCTGAAATTCTGCCCGTTGACGTTTAAAGCCGGTTGTCGTCATGTTGGCAATGTTATTGGAGATGACGTCAACGTTAAGTTGTTGGGCCATCATACCTGTAGAGGCTGTTCCAAGTGCACGCATTAATCTATTCCTCTATTACTGGATCGATGGAAGTTCTTCGATGGATTTCATCTGCATATCATGTTCGGCATCCAGCAATTTCTGGGCCGCTTGATACGTGCGAAGGATATCCACCATGGCTGTCATTTCGAGAATGGGCTGGACGTTTGATTGCTCTAGGCTGCCTTGCAGAACCTTGGCATCTTCTGATGGACGAGGCCGAATATTGCCTGCATCATAATAACCATTACCAACCTGGGTCAGCAGCTGTTCGTTCTGGAAAAAGACAAGATCAATTTTCTTGGTCTCTTCAATTCCCAGATTAACAGTGCCGTCAGGAGCGATTTCAATATCAGGCTGCTCTTCACTAACCTGAATGCGATCAGCGCCCTCATCCAGAAGATAACCGCCATTTTGGGTGACGACAAAACCATCGGGATCCAACTTGAAGTTACCGTTTCGTGTGTACCGATTGCCGTTGTCCGTTTCGATCGTGAAATAGCCGTTACCGGAAATCGCCAGATCGAGTGGGCGCCCGGTTTGCTGGATCGCGCCTTCGGTTTTATCATGATAAACGCCGTAATCCTGTACATAGGACATGTTGGTCGCTTTAGGATCTTTTACCAGATATTCTTCAAACAATGGATGGACGTTTTTAAACGCTGTTGTGCTCATATTAGCAATGTTATTTGCAGTGATATCCATGCGCCGTTTTAGCGCCATCTGCTGGGACAATCCGATGTAGATTGAATTTTCCATTGTATCTCCGCCTTTCTGGCAAATAATCGTTTGCTCCCTTCATTGCAGAAAGCGTGCCAAAAAAAATATCGTTTATTTTCAATGGGTTGATTTCTTCCTCCGCTCAAAAAGGCGGCGAGTGGGTAGTCAATTACTGCCAGTTGGGCAATTTATGCCTCATTGGGCAGGCGTGGGGGAAATGCCTGAAATTGCTGATCGTTGTGGCGAGGCCCCATGGGTTCGCTAAAAGATTAAATAAATTCTTTCTAAAAAGAAACTTGGCAACTTCTTGTTAACCAAACTTAACTATTGTGTGACTGTAGATTTTAGGAATTTCTCAAAAGGCCAAAGAGATCATGTCAGACGAAGCAGAAACACCTGGCGGTGTTGAGGACGGAACAGAAGCGGTAAAAAAGAAGGGTATGAGCGGTAAGGCGCTTATTCTCTTTATCGTTCTGCCAATCCTACTGATTGTTGGCGGAGCAGCTGGCGCGTATTTTGCGGGAGTTTTCGGCGGTGAAGAACCAGCCGAAGAAGAGGTCGTAGAAGAAGAGCCGGAAAAAGAAAAGGTCGTGGTCTTTTATGATATGCCGGATCTATTGGTCAATTTAAGCTCTACCGGAACCGATACAAGCTTCCTGAAATTAGGGGTTTCGCTTGAGCTTGATGATGAAACAGTTTTACCGGAACTGGAAAAATTACTGCCGCGTGTCATGGATAATTTCCAAGTCTATCTGCGCGAACTTCGTAAAGAAGACTTGCGGGGGTCCGCCGGTATTTATCGGCTGAAAGAAGAACTTCTCTATCGCATAAACAGTTCTGTCAAACCCATTGTGGTGAAAGACGTTTTGTTTAAAGAAATGCTGGTTCAGTAACAGGTGATTTGATGGCTGACGAAGAAGAAATGGATATGGCCGCCGCGATGGCCGCTGAAGATGGTGAAGAAGAAATGGACATGGCCGCCGCCATGGGAATGGATGGCGGCGATGATGAAATGGATATGGCCGCAGCAATGGGCGGTGACGATGACATGGCCGCCGCGATGGGCGGTGGTGACGACGATATGGCAGCAGCCATGGGCGGCGGAGATGACGACGGGGACGGGGGTCCCAGCATTAATGAAGCCGCCAGTGGACAATCTACCCGTGTTCTAAACCAGGACGAAATCGATAGTCTTTTAGGCTTTGATATGGATGGCGACGGATCCGGCGAGAAGTCTGGTATTCGGGCAATTATCAATTCAGCTCTGGTGAATTACGAACGACTTCCCATGTTGGAGGTTGTTTTTGACAGACTGGTCCGGATGATGACGGTTTCGTTGAGAAATTTCACGTCTGATAATGTTGAGGTCAGCCTTGATAATATTACCTCAATCCGGTTCGGTGATTATCTGAACTCCATTCCATTGCCAGCAATCCTGAGTGTTTTTCGCGCCGAGGAGTGGGATAACTATGGCCTGATCATGGTCGATAGTTCCCTGATTTACTCGATTGTTGATGTTCTTTTGGGGGGACGCCGGGGAACAGCTGCGATGCGGATTGAAGGGCGGCCTTATACAACAATTGAACGCAATCTTGTTGAAAGAATGGTAAGTGTCATTCTGGCGGATATGTCCGCCGCGTTTGAACCCTTGAGCCCTGTGAATTTCAATCAGGAACGGGTTGAGACAAATCCACGCTTTGCAACAATTGCAAGACCGGCAAACGCGGCCATTCTGATCAAGCTGCGGATTGATATGGAAGACCGTGGCGGACGGTTAGAGATGTTGTTACCCTATGCGACGCTGGAACCTGTGCGAGAGTTGCTTTTGCAAATGTTCATGGGTGAAAAATTTGGTCGGGACAGTATCTGGGAAAATCACTTGGCAACCGAACTTTGGGCGACAGATGTTGATATTTCTGCCGTTCTGGATGAGCAGCAACTGTCTCTGAACGAAGTTCTGGCTATGGAGGTCGGCGACACAATTATGCTGAACGCTTCGCCAAACAGCCCTGTGGTTCTCAGGTGCGGGGGGATCAGCATGGTGTCCGGTAAAATGGGACGATCGGGTCAGAATATAGCGGTAAAAGTTGATAAAACTCTCCGGTATCTGGGGTAAATGGTATGGCTGATATTTTTACAATTCCCTTATTTTTGGATCTGTTGCTGGTTGGCCTTCTCGTGGCGACAATAGCCTTTTGTGTGCGGCTGAATAAAAAGCTGTCAGTGATGCGGGATGCACAGTCAGAATTGCATAAGGTAGCGATGGAATTTGATCAAGCGATCGTCCGGTCCCGGCTTGGTATTGAAGAATTGAAAAAAGCGAGCAAGGAAGCCCAAACTGAGCTGGATCAGGAACTAGCAAAAGCCAAGCCATTGATTGAAGAACTAAAGTTAATCAACGCGTCGAGTTCGCGTATTGCGGATCGCCTTCAGGAAAAAGTCGGTAAAGTGGGCTTGGCATCTGAAGAAACCAAAATGACCTCAGCTGCTGTGGACGGGATCGATAATTCCGATGATCCGATTAATCTGGAGCCGCGCACTGAAGCAGAGCGCGAATTACTCCAGATGCTAACAAAATCACGATAAAGAGTAGGTTCTAGTTATGAAAAGTCTGCGTATTCTTCCCGTTACTGTGATTGCGATGCTCCTGGTTTTTGGATTGAAATTGGGGTCTGTCTGGACAGATGCCCAGAATGTTATTTTCAATCTTTCAATTTCTGAAGTGCAGGCAAAGGATGAGAAGAAGGACGAGCCGGACGCAAAAACAGAAGCGGCGGGTACAGACACCGCAGCAAAAGCGGATGATCAGGCAACGGAAGAAGACCGGCCTGCCAGTGTGAATGTCACCGATTTAAGTGAGAGTGAGATCGAAGTCCTCCAGCGGCTTGTAGAGCGTCGTGATGCATTGGATCAACGGGACAAAGAACTGGATCTACGGGATAATCTGCTACGTGCAACAGAAACCCGTATCGATGAAAAAATTAGCAAACTCAAGGAGATAGAGAGCACTATTCAGGATTTGCTGAAAACATATGATGATCAGCAATTGAAGAAACTGAAGAGTTTGGTTTCCATTTACGAAAAAATGAAACCAAAAGACGCGGCCCGAATTTTCAACAGTTTGGATATGGATGTTCTTCTGGATGTCACAGGCTTGATGAAAGAATCCAAGCTTGCCGCAATTCTTGGAAACATGAACGGAGAGCGAGCCAAAAAACTGACAGTTGAATTGGCAACACAGAAACAATTACCTGTGGATGCTAAGAATAAAAGCTGATTTTTAGCAATTTTCAAACAGATTGGTCCAGATTTACTCAGGATTAACTTATAATCATTAGCATCAGAGCCTGATTATACGTGTGGCAAAAAAGATAGGCGTGACTATGGATCAAGCAGCGTTTTCAGCGCATCTTTCTGAGCGGGTAAAGACCATCCGTGAAGCACAGGGTGATACTGTGCAAGTAGCGGAAGTGGGTAATTTACTTGAGCATTTGATGAGCAGCATCGAGGGTGACATTTCAGCGCCCGAAATTCAAATTCACACACAAATTATTGAACTTGTTGATTACATTAAAAAGGCCCGCGAAGAGATCTCTGATTTGCAGCCGCATGAAATTAATGAGCAGCATATTCCTGCCGCGACAGATGAATTGACCGCCATTGTTGAAGCGACGGAAGAAGCGACAAACACCTTTCTGGACGCTGCAGAGAAAATTGGCAATATCAGCATGGAACTGGGCGGAGAGCATGAAGAAAAGCTCAATGATATTGTGACCCAGATTTTTGAAGCTTCTAATTTTCAGGACATTACCGGCCAACGTATTAACAAAGTGGTTTCCACCCTCCAATATATCGAAAGCTCAGTGACCCGAATGGCGGAATCTCTTGGGATGCCGGTCCGGGAAGGGCAACCTAGAATTGACGTTTACGCAGAGTCGAAATCCGCAGACGAACGGCCGGATGCAGACTTGCTAAACGGTCCGCAACTTGATGGTGACGGGAATTCTCAAGACGATATTGATGCATTGCTGGCAAGCTTTGATTAGGTATTGATCAGAATGACAGTCGACTTATACGCCCCTGAAAAAAACGAGAAATACGGCGCAAACACACCGATCATTTATGTATCGCTGTATTTTCTGTTGTTGGCTTTTTTTATATATCTGCATTCGATTTCAGAGCCAAAAGAAGAAAAGGTTCAGCAGGTTATCGGCAGTATTGATTTCGCCTTCAAGGGTATCAAACAAAAGCAGGCGACTTCGGAGCCAAAGGAGCTGACAGGGGACGAGTTGGGTCTGGCTGTTTTTCACGCCCAACTGAAAAAAGTTTATGAAACTGCAATTCCGCTGATCGAAAGCAAGGTTAATCAGGCGGGAGACGAATTGCAGTTTGTCGTTCCCGTCAGTCAGCTTTTCTCAAATCAGAGTGCAATCCTTAGAAACACCCGCGATGCGCTGTTTTCAGACGCGGCGATGGTATTGATCAAACGCAGTCATGCGGCCCCGACCGATATGGAAATACTGATTGATGCAGGAGAGATTCTTCCAACCAGTGCAGAACTGAAAGACAATATCAACGCCATGCGACTGAGTAACCTTGTAGAAAGTTTTCTGGATGGGGGCGTTCCTGCCCGAAATATTTTTATCGGTATGAAATCCGGGCAAACGAACAATGTGTATTTCAGGTTTTACCTGCGTTCTTCAACGAAAAGACAGTTTCGCGATGAGGACGGGGGATGAGTATGCCGTTTCAGGAAAGCATCGAAAAAAAGCAGGTGCGTAAAAATACGATGTGGCTTACCTCGCTGGCAGACCTGCTGGCGCTTTTGCTTGCGTTTTTTGTTCTGTTATTTTCGATGAATGAAGTGAAATCTGACAGCTGGCAGGATATTCTGAACACCTTGGGATATCGTCTGAATACACAAACAGAAGCCACGGATGACGGTCTTACAGCGGAAAAAAATGTAGAAATATTCACCGAGCAAAAAGCCTTTGATCTGGATTATCTGGAAAATATCATTTCTGAAAAGATCAGAAGCAGTACAGAGCTGAACAATGTCGAAGTGTTCAAAAGTGAAGACCGGTTGGTCCTGTCCTTTATCGGAAATACCTATTTTCCCTCTGGTGTGAACGAGGTTTCCCCAAAACTTGAAGATGGGGTTCGGATTCTTGGTGAAAGTTTTCGATATGTAAAAAACCGGGTTGAAGTATACGGGCATACCGACCCAACGCAGGCCCTTAATCCGCAAACATTGCTGGACAATAACTGGGGCCTTTCACTGGCACGGGCGCTTGCCGTTGCAGATAATCTGACGAAAGCGGGATATAGCTTTCCAGTGCGGGCCTATGGAATGGCTGACTCAAAATATCATGAGCTTTCAGACATTCAGGATAAAGAGACGCGGTTGTCCTATGCGCGGCGGGTTGATATCGTGATCCGAGAAGCTCAGGGTCGCAGGGGTGGCAAAAAGTAATGTCCAGGATAATTCCGAAATTTATGATTTATGTGACGGTGGGTCTCTGGTTTGCCACAGGCGCGGGCGTTGCGTATTCTGCTGACAAAGTCGACATCCGGGCGGGTGAACATCCGACTTATGGACGCCTGGTTCTGGACTGGAAGAAGCCACAGAAGTTTACAGCAGAAATTCAGGACGGATTTCTCGTGATCCGCTTCCCCGAAGAGTTTGACGCTGATTTATCAATCGCACCGAGGGTCTTGGATGACTATCTAGGCGCCGGCTCCTTTTTGTCTGATAAAAAAGGTATCCGGTTTCCACTGAAAGGCGATTTCTCTTTAAAAACAGCACAATATGGGACGGCCATCGCCTTTGATCTGACGAAGAAAAACAATGCTGCAGCGGGTGCGTCTGCCTTAGCGCCCAAAATTCGGGTTAGAAGTGGGGACCATGCAACCTTTAGTCGGTTAGTCGTTGACTGGCCGGGCCGTACGGATTTTTCACTGGCGCAAAAGGGCGCAGAAGTGGTTATCAAATTTGATAGCGCGGGCGCGTTGCAATTGACATCTGTTAAAAGGAACCTTCCTAAATTTCTGACTAGCGTTGAAACGCAAACCGTCGATGGTGGTACAGAATTCAGGGTGGTTGCCAAACCGGGCGTAAAAGCCAAGGCTTTTAGAAGCGGTAATAGTATTGCAATCGATTTCAAGGATAATGGAACAACAGAATTGGCGTCTGATGAGCCGCCTGCGAATAGCGCGACAGCCCAAGTAGCACTGGCAGCATCGCCCCAGCAAGATCCGAAAACGCCTGCCGCTACGCCAACGGTAGAACCGACGCCTGTGCCAGTAGAGCCCGTTACGCGGACATCTTCCCAACCGGCCGCATCAACTGACGCAATTGCTGCCAACGACCAACCTGAGGCGCCTTCTACGAATGGCACGGTTTCAGCGAATGCGGCACCGGCGTCGCCAAAACCACGATCTCTTATTCCGACGGAGGTTCCAAGGTCTGTTGAAGTCAAACAGATCGATGAAGCGCCGGCTGAAAAACTGATTGTTAAAATTGGTAAATTAAAAGACGGTATTCGCCTTATTTTCCCGTGGAAACAGAGCACGGCAATGGCCTTGTTCGAACGGTCCGGTAAATACTGGTTGGCGTTCGACAAAAAAGCCCAGCTTGATTTCAGAAACATCAAGGGGCCTGTTAAGTTCCTGATCGTCAAGAAAAATCAAATAGCGCATGACACAGCGACCGTCGCCAGCCTTTCCTTGCGTGAGGGGTATGCACCGTCTGTTATGCGGGTTGAAAATGAATGGCGTGTGGATTTTCGTCTGGGAGAAGCGCCGGTTATTGAAAATACGATCGATATTCAGCCTCAGCCTGCCGCACAGGACGGCGCACGGGTCTTTATTCCCGCAGTTAATAACGGTCGGCGGGTTGCTTTCATTGACCCAAATGCCGGCGACGAACTCTATGCGGTTCCATTATATTCACCCAGCTGGGGGTTAGGCGCTACCCGGACCTTTGCCCAGTTTACCATCTTACCATCAGTGCAAGGTATTGGAATGGTGGCACGGGATAGTGCCGTAAAGGTTGCGGTTGAACGCAATGGGGTGTCAGTAACGGCGGAAGGGGGGCTGCAATTAACGCGGACTATCTCTAAAGATGATCTGTTTGCAAGCGGTGATCAGACTGACCGTTTCTCGGGAAAACGGGATAAAGCGCTGCTGGTCAAACTGGATGAATGGGCTCAGGTTCCGCCAAAAGATTTCTGGGAACGCAAACAGCTCTTGCAGCGCCGGGTTGCCAAATTGCCGCCTTCCCGGCGAAATGCTGCCAGATTGGAACTGGCGAAGTTCTTTGTGGCTCATGAATATTTCGCGGATGCCTTCGGCGTTCTGGAGCGGATCCGCAATGATGATCCGCGGGCCGATGATGATGGTATTTACCGGCTGATCCGCGGCTTGTCTTATCTTGGTATGAACCACTTGGAAGAAGCGGAAAAAGACCTGTTTCATCCTGTTTTCTCAGGTGTGGCGGAAGTTGCGCCGTGGCGGGCCATGGTTGCTGCCGGCAATGAAGACTGGAAAACGGCATCTCGCGAAATTAAAGCGGGTCGTGACGCGTTTGGGGTTTACTCAAACGATCTTCAAAACCAATTCCGTTTGCTGGATGCCGAAGCGGCGCTCGAAGATTTTGATATTGAAGTTGCCAATAAAGCGCTTGAAGGAATTAGAACGTCTGTGAGCGAAGGGGCCGATCCTTATGTGGCATCCAAACGCGAGTTTCTCGAGGGGGTTGTCGCTCTTAGATCCGGTGATATGAACCGGGCTATCGATAAGTTCGATCAGGCAATTGCATTGGACAAACGCCCCATTGTCGCCCGTGCAAAATTCGCGAAAATCAATGCTCAGCTTGCGCAAAAAGATATTACGCCGGAAGAAGCCATTGATGAATACCGGAAAATGGAGTTTGCCTGGCGCGGTGATGATCTGGAAATTGATGTTAAGCGTCGGATCGGTGATTTGCAGATCGCAACCGGTCAGATGAGCGAAGGGCTTAAAACTTATCGGGAATTGGTGAAAGTCTTCCCCAAGAATCCAAAATCCCGGGATATTGCGCGGGAGATGTCAGATATTTTCAATCAGCTGTTTTTAGAAGGCGGTGCAGAAAAACTGCCTCCTGTCACAGCTCTGGCTTTATATTACGAATATCGGGAACTTACGCCTCTTGGTAAAAAGGGTGACCAGATGATCCGTAATCTTGCGGACCGCCTTATTCGGGTGGATCTGTTGGATCAGGCGTCCCAGCTGCTGGACCATCAGGTGGTTTTCCGTCTGAAGGGGGAGCTGAAATCCTATACCGGGACAAAACTGGCGGTGGTTCACCTTTGGAACGACAAGCCACAGGAAAGTCTGAATACTCTTCAAAAGACCCGTTGGAGAGCGCTGCCTGAAAGCGTTAAGCAGGAACGTCTTCATATTCGTGCAAGAGCCCATTCTGACCTTGGTAACTATGAAGAAGCGCTTGAGCTACTAACAGATGATAAAAGTGAGAAGGCGGATCTGTTGCGGGCTGATATTTACTGGAAATCCAAGAACTGGGGAAAAGTGACGCAGTCTTTGCAAAAATTGCTGATTGCAAATGGTGCTCCGAAAGCCAGGAAACTTGAACCTATTGACCGTCAACGCTTGATGCAGCTCGCTGTTGCCATGAGCCTTGATAATAATGATGCAGGCATTCGATCCCTTCGTCGGGTCTATCGGAAGAAAATGGTGGATACGCCTGATTTGGATGCCTTTGATCTGATCACGGAAGATCCTGATGGATCTGAAACCGAATTTAGGAAAAAGGCTACGGCGATTGCCAAGATCACCCAACTGGAATCTTTTATGGCGGGGTATCGGGAGCAACTTAAAAAAGGCGAATTCTGGGCGACCAATTAAGCGCGTTGCCGTTTGATATTCTTACGGGTCAGTAAGGCGCCTGATCACGCACTGTTTTTCTTGGTTTCGATCGCCAGATTTTCAAGCCACCGGGCGGTGTTGTCACTGGTTACACAGGCACCGCGAACCAGTTCGTCAAAATGGCGGATCAAGGCGAAAACCCGCTCTCCTTTTGGGAAGACAAAATAGCGTTGTCCAAGGTAAAGGGCGGCCCTCATATGCCCGAAAACCAGAATGGGTGACGAATAGAAGGAGCGCCCGTCATAGAGGTGCAATCGAACGCCGGGATATAATTCTCTACAATAATCGGAAAGTTTTTCGATCTGTTCCAAGCGGTCTTTTATATCCAGCCCGCGCCAAACCCCGTTTCCTTCCGCAAAGTCTTGCAGCGTTTGTTGTGACAGAGCAACTTCCAGTTCACTTTCTGGTCTGCGAAAAAACGACAATTGTTCATCGGTGATGATTTGCGCCTGATCCGCGGTTTTTGACGGGTGAATGTCGAACTCATAATTGATGACCGCCGATGTTTTCATGGGGGTCGGCAGGGAAGAGGGGATATAGCGGATTTTATGACCCAATGCTTCCATATGCCAGCGGATGATATTCTTATCAAGTGGGTGCCATCGTTGAGACGGCGTCAGTTCAACCGCCTGTTCCAAAACCTGAGACGAAGGCCGGGGGTCATCAGCCAGGCCCAAAAGCCAATCACTGCTTATGTTCAGTGCCTGACATAACAGGGCGAGTGAATGGCCGTTAGGGAGGGTTGTACTGTCTTCTTTCAGCATTTGAGAGATCGCAGATCTGTCCAGACCTGCCTTGTCGGCAAGGGCGGATTTTGACAGGCCGGATTGTAGGATTGCTTCCCCAAGTCGTTTTCGAAAGAGAATTGCTGTCTGCCGTTTATCCATTATGTCTACCGACTAATTTGTATATTTTCAATTGTAGTGAAAAAAATCAACAATTGGAAATTTAATTCATCATCCT
This region of Sneathiella aquimaris genomic DNA includes:
- the flgG gene encoding flagellar basal-body rod protein FlgG; the encoded protein is MRALGTASTGMMAQQLNVDVISNNIANMTTTGFKRQRAEFQDLLYQDMRRAGAASSDTGTVVPSGIQIGVGVKTASVYRITDQGGLEATENTYDIAIQGEGYFRVLLPSGDEAYTRAGSFQVSPTGEIVTQDGFSVVPSITIPQDAIDVTINPSGEVLVKLDGQVNMQTVGQLDLAIFFNEAGLQPMGDNLYKESPASGTPSIGVPGSTGFGTIRQGYLETSNVNSVSEITSLISAQRAYEMNSKVITTADEMMSVTNQLR
- the flgF gene encoding flagellar basal-body rod protein FlgF, coding for MENSIYIGLSQQMALKRRMDITANNIANMSTTAFKNVHPLFEEYLVKDPKATNMSYVQDYGVYHDKTEGAIQQTGRPLDLAISGNGYFTIETDNGNRYTRNGNFKLDPDGFVVTQNGGYLLDEGADRIQVSEEQPDIEIAPDGTVNLGIEETKKIDLVFFQNEQLLTQVGNGYYDAGNIRPRPSEDAKVLQGSLEQSNVQPILEMTAMVDILRTYQAAQKLLDAEHDMQMKSIEELPSIQ
- a CDS encoding flagellar basal body-associated FliL family protein; the protein is MSDEAETPGGVEDGTEAVKKKGMSGKALILFIVLPILLIVGGAAGAYFAGVFGGEEPAEEEVVEEEPEKEKVVVFYDMPDLLVNLSSTGTDTSFLKLGVSLELDDETVLPELEKLLPRVMDNFQVYLRELRKEDLRGSAGIYRLKEELLYRINSSVKPIVVKDVLFKEMLVQ
- the fliM gene encoding flagellar motor switch protein FliM, whose protein sequence is MADEEEMDMAAAMAAEDGEEEMDMAAAMGMDGGDDEMDMAAAMGGDDDMAAAMGGGDDDMAAAMGGGDDDGDGGPSINEAASGQSTRVLNQDEIDSLLGFDMDGDGSGEKSGIRAIINSALVNYERLPMLEVVFDRLVRMMTVSLRNFTSDNVEVSLDNITSIRFGDYLNSIPLPAILSVFRAEEWDNYGLIMVDSSLIYSIVDVLLGGRRGTAAMRIEGRPYTTIERNLVERMVSVILADMSAAFEPLSPVNFNQERVETNPRFATIARPANAAILIKLRIDMEDRGGRLEMLLPYATLEPVRELLLQMFMGEKFGRDSIWENHLATELWATDVDISAVLDEQQLSLNEVLAMEVGDTIMLNASPNSPVVLRCGGISMVSGKMGRSGQNIAVKVDKTLRYLG
- a CDS encoding DUF6468 domain-containing protein; this encodes MADIFTIPLFLDLLLVGLLVATIAFCVRLNKKLSVMRDAQSELHKVAMEFDQAIVRSRLGIEELKKASKEAQTELDQELAKAKPLIEELKLINASSSRIADRLQEKVGKVGLASEETKMTSAAVDGIDNSDDPINLEPRTEAERELLQMLTKSR
- a CDS encoding MotE family protein, with amino-acid sequence MKSLRILPVTVIAMLLVFGLKLGSVWTDAQNVIFNLSISEVQAKDEKKDEPDAKTEAAGTDTAAKADDQATEEDRPASVNVTDLSESEIEVLQRLVERRDALDQRDKELDLRDNLLRATETRIDEKISKLKEIESTIQDLLKTYDDQQLKKLKSLVSIYEKMKPKDAARIFNSLDMDVLLDVTGLMKESKLAAILGNMNGERAKKLTVELATQKQLPVDAKNKS
- a CDS encoding protein phosphatase CheZ produces the protein MDQAAFSAHLSERVKTIREAQGDTVQVAEVGNLLEHLMSSIEGDISAPEIQIHTQIIELVDYIKKAREEISDLQPHEINEQHIPAATDELTAIVEATEEATNTFLDAAEKIGNISMELGGEHEEKLNDIVTQIFEASNFQDITGQRINKVVSTLQYIESSVTRMAESLGMPVREGQPRIDVYAESKSADERPDADLLNGPQLDGDGNSQDDIDALLASFD
- a CDS encoding OmpA/MotB family protein produces the protein MSMPFQESIEKKQVRKNTMWLTSLADLLALLLAFFVLLFSMNEVKSDSWQDILNTLGYRLNTQTEATDDGLTAEKNVEIFTEQKAFDLDYLENIISEKIRSSTELNNVEVFKSEDRLVLSFIGNTYFPSGVNEVSPKLEDGVRILGESFRYVKNRVEVYGHTDPTQALNPQTLLDNNWGLSLARALAVADNLTKAGYSFPVRAYGMADSKYHELSDIQDKETRLSYARRVDIVIREAQGRRGGKK
- a CDS encoding tetratricopeptide repeat protein yields the protein MSRIIPKFMIYVTVGLWFATGAGVAYSADKVDIRAGEHPTYGRLVLDWKKPQKFTAEIQDGFLVIRFPEEFDADLSIAPRVLDDYLGAGSFLSDKKGIRFPLKGDFSLKTAQYGTAIAFDLTKKNNAAAGASALAPKIRVRSGDHATFSRLVVDWPGRTDFSLAQKGAEVVIKFDSAGALQLTSVKRNLPKFLTSVETQTVDGGTEFRVVAKPGVKAKAFRSGNSIAIDFKDNGTTELASDEPPANSATAQVALAASPQQDPKTPAATPTVEPTPVPVEPVTRTSSQPAASTDAIAANDQPEAPSTNGTVSANAAPASPKPRSLIPTEVPRSVEVKQIDEAPAEKLIVKIGKLKDGIRLIFPWKQSTAMALFERSGKYWLAFDKKAQLDFRNIKGPVKFLIVKKNQIAHDTATVASLSLREGYAPSVMRVENEWRVDFRLGEAPVIENTIDIQPQPAAQDGARVFIPAVNNGRRVAFIDPNAGDELYAVPLYSPSWGLGATRTFAQFTILPSVQGIGMVARDSAVKVAVERNGVSVTAEGGLQLTRTISKDDLFASGDQTDRFSGKRDKALLVKLDEWAQVPPKDFWERKQLLQRRVAKLPPSRRNAARLELAKFFVAHEYFADAFGVLERIRNDDPRADDDGIYRLIRGLSYLGMNHLEEAEKDLFHPVFSGVAEVAPWRAMVAAGNEDWKTASREIKAGRDAFGVYSNDLQNQFRLLDAEAALEDFDIEVANKALEGIRTSVSEGADPYVASKREFLEGVVALRSGDMNRAIDKFDQAIALDKRPIVARAKFAKINAQLAQKDITPEEAIDEYRKMEFAWRGDDLEIDVKRRIGDLQIATGQMSEGLKTYRELVKVFPKNPKSRDIAREMSDIFNQLFLEGGAEKLPPVTALALYYEYRELTPLGKKGDQMIRNLADRLIRVDLLDQASQLLDHQVVFRLKGELKSYTGTKLAVVHLWNDKPQESLNTLQKTRWRALPESVKQERLHIRARAHSDLGNYEEALELLTDDKSEKADLLRADIYWKSKNWGKVTQSLQKLLIANGAPKARKLEPIDRQRLMQLAVAMSLDNNDAGIRSLRRVYRKKMVDTPDLDAFDLITEDPDGSETEFRKKATAIAKITQLESFMAGYREQLKKGEFWATN
- a CDS encoding helix-turn-helix domain-containing protein encodes the protein MDKRQTAILFRKRLGEAILQSGLSKSALADKAGLDRSAISQMLKEDSTTLPNGHSLALLCQALNISSDWLLGLADDPRPSSQVLEQAVELTPSQRWHPLDKNIIRWHMEALGHKIRYIPSSLPTPMKTSAVINYEFDIHPSKTADQAQIITDEQLSFFRRPESELEVALSQQTLQDFAEGNGVWRGLDIKDRLEQIEKLSDYCRELYPGVRLHLYDGRSFYSSPILVFGHMRAALYLGQRYFVFPKGERVFALIRHFDELVRGACVTSDNTARWLENLAIETKKNSA